A genomic window from Micromonospora ferruginea includes:
- a CDS encoding ABC transporter permease, with amino-acid sequence MKLVWRRAVEARGLLLAAAVAALVAVGLVTGLSDYNRRAVEAGARAVLDAAPAEERSLLVSGSGGADAQAFAERDRAVRAQFAGGLGGASVAVTAARYGTGRELTGDVGAARTDDDPMFANLATLDDLPAHAELTAGTWPTAGADPLQVTVPEKVAARLGLEVGERVPLFDRAAERGGVVTIAGTWRPRDGSDAYWRLAPGVGDTQGDAASTSYGPFALDPADFARTFPGSVSAAWLVDPNLVGVEPAGLPAVTAALADVTDGLPEATGLGSSAQQVSHLDRLADRLGRADLVGRSALLTPLLLIVVLGGYALVLVAALLNEDRRAQTALLRARGAARGQLAGLAVREATLVVAPAVLLAPPLTGQAVRHLGADLGLTDGSAARVWLVAVGAAVGCLLAMVLPALRRAGTYVADMAARSRPTRGAAVQRASVDVALVALAVLAWTQLRQYSSPLAGANGSLGIDPLLAAAPTIGVLAGAVIALRLLPPTTRLAERFVDRRPWNATMFGMWQAGRRPHAGPVLLLALAVGGSTLAWSLVASWERSQRDQAWHTVGTDLRLTERDGTAPDDRAAGLAAAPGLDRVLPAWRDDLRLGRESRPATAVALDAAAARGMIRLADADGGASTAGLLDRLVGARSAPAGGVLPAGARTLAGTVRTPVETTLTPPRVTVSALFTTDAGAAWRLRLTEAGGDGRPVRFSATLPDGGGAPLRLVGFEADGGDIVGSSYRLILDGLRLTDAGGAALPLPVDGAWRVIDPASGPRGAARVTPAGVDVERRFDVPEGLLQYASTPPSRFVVVPRGDAPPVPVLITPGVAAALSVGTGDTFKLPLAEVTLEVKVVGRVAAVPGTEGDGVLVDLPAATNQVLQQRGGVRPTAEWWLRTGPGGHADAARALAGLDGTVLHDRRQVAEEAARDPYWQGARTGLLAAALGSVLLALVGLAVDVWATTRRRLTEFAVFHTLGATTRMLGRAYLAEQTFLAAIGVGVGLLVGAVVAATMVPLVILTPAAGRPVPEAVFVVPWSPVGATAVGLLLAALAFAAVITTGIRQRVSAVQLRMGGEQ; translated from the coding sequence ATGAAGCTGGTGTGGAGGCGGGCGGTCGAGGCCCGTGGGCTGCTGCTCGCCGCCGCGGTCGCGGCGCTCGTGGCGGTCGGGCTGGTCACCGGGCTCTCCGACTACAACCGGCGGGCGGTCGAGGCGGGTGCCCGCGCGGTGCTCGACGCGGCCCCGGCGGAGGAGCGCAGCCTGCTGGTCAGCGGCTCCGGTGGCGCCGACGCGCAGGCGTTCGCCGAGCGGGATCGGGCGGTCCGGGCGCAGTTCGCGGGCGGCCTGGGCGGCGCGTCGGTCGCGGTGACCGCCGCCCGCTACGGCACCGGCCGGGAGCTCACCGGTGACGTGGGCGCCGCCCGCACCGACGACGATCCGATGTTCGCCAACCTGGCCACGCTCGACGACCTGCCGGCACACGCCGAGCTGACCGCCGGGACGTGGCCCACGGCCGGCGCCGACCCGTTGCAGGTGACGGTGCCGGAGAAGGTCGCGGCGCGGCTCGGGCTGGAGGTCGGGGAGCGGGTGCCGCTGTTCGACCGGGCCGCGGAGCGCGGCGGCGTGGTGACGATCGCCGGCACGTGGCGGCCGCGGGACGGCTCCGACGCGTACTGGCGGCTCGCCCCGGGCGTCGGCGACACCCAGGGGGACGCGGCGAGCACCTCGTACGGGCCGTTCGCGCTGGATCCGGCGGACTTCGCGCGTACCTTCCCGGGGTCGGTCTCGGCGGCCTGGCTGGTCGATCCGAACCTGGTCGGCGTCGAGCCGGCCGGGTTGCCCGCCGTCACCGCCGCGCTGGCCGACGTCACCGACGGGCTGCCCGAGGCCACCGGCCTGGGCTCCTCCGCGCAGCAGGTCAGCCACCTGGACCGGCTGGCGGACCGGCTCGGGCGGGCCGACCTGGTGGGCCGCTCGGCCCTGCTCACCCCGCTGCTGCTGATCGTGGTGCTCGGCGGGTACGCGCTGGTGCTGGTCGCCGCGCTGCTCAACGAAGACCGGCGGGCGCAGACCGCGCTGCTGCGCGCCCGGGGCGCCGCGCGCGGCCAGCTCGCCGGGCTGGCCGTACGCGAGGCGACGCTCGTGGTGGCGCCGGCCGTGCTGCTGGCCCCGCCGCTGACCGGGCAGGCGGTACGGCACCTCGGCGCGGACCTCGGGTTGACCGACGGCAGTGCCGCCCGGGTGTGGCTGGTCGCGGTCGGCGCCGCGGTCGGCTGCCTGCTCGCCATGGTGCTGCCGGCCCTGCGCCGGGCCGGCACCTACGTCGCCGACATGGCGGCCCGCTCCCGCCCCACCCGGGGCGCGGCGGTGCAACGCGCCAGCGTCGACGTGGCCCTGGTGGCGCTGGCCGTGCTCGCCTGGACCCAGTTGCGGCAGTATTCTTCGCCGCTGGCCGGCGCGAACGGCAGCCTCGGCATCGACCCGCTGCTCGCCGCCGCGCCCACCATCGGTGTGCTGGCCGGCGCGGTGATCGCGCTGCGGTTGCTGCCGCCGACCACCCGGCTCGCCGAACGGTTCGTCGACCGGCGACCGTGGAACGCCACCATGTTCGGCATGTGGCAGGCGGGCCGGCGCCCGCACGCCGGCCCGGTGCTGCTGCTCGCGCTCGCCGTCGGCGGCAGCACGCTGGCCTGGTCGCTGGTGGCCTCCTGGGAGCGGTCGCAGCGCGACCAGGCGTGGCACACGGTCGGCACCGACCTGCGGCTGACCGAGCGTGACGGCACCGCCCCGGACGACCGGGCCGCCGGGCTGGCCGCCGCACCCGGACTCGACCGGGTGCTGCCGGCCTGGCGGGACGACCTGCGGCTGGGCCGGGAGTCGCGGCCGGCGACCGCGGTCGCCCTCGACGCCGCCGCCGCGCGCGGGATGATCAGGCTCGCCGACGCCGACGGTGGGGCGTCCACCGCCGGCCTGCTGGACCGGCTGGTCGGCGCGCGGAGCGCACCCGCCGGTGGCGTCCTGCCGGCCGGGGCGCGGACGCTCGCCGGCACCGTCCGCACCCCGGTCGAGACCACGCTCACGCCGCCCAGGGTGACCGTGAGCGCGCTGTTCACCACGGACGCCGGCGCCGCCTGGCGGCTGCGGCTGACCGAGGCCGGCGGGGACGGCCGCCCGGTGCGCTTCTCCGCCACGCTGCCGGACGGCGGCGGGGCGCCGCTGCGGCTGGTCGGTTTCGAGGCCGACGGCGGGGACATCGTCGGCTCCTCCTACCGGCTGATCCTGGACGGCCTGCGGCTCACCGACGCCGGCGGCGCGGCGCTGCCGCTGCCGGTCGACGGCGCCTGGCGGGTGATCGACCCGGCGAGCGGACCGCGCGGCGCCGCGCGGGTCACCCCGGCCGGGGTGGACGTGGAGCGGAGGTTCGACGTGCCGGAGGGGCTGCTGCAGTACGCGAGCACACCCCCGTCGCGGTTCGTCGTGGTGCCGCGCGGGGACGCCCCGCCGGTGCCGGTGCTGATCACGCCGGGTGTCGCGGCCGCGCTGAGCGTGGGCACCGGCGACACCTTCAAGCTGCCGCTGGCGGAGGTGACGCTGGAGGTGAAGGTGGTCGGTCGGGTCGCCGCGGTTCCCGGCACCGAGGGCGACGGCGTGCTCGTCGACCTGCCCGCCGCCACCAACCAGGTGCTCCAGCAGCGCGGGGGCGTCCGGCCGACGGCCGAGTGGTGGCTGCGGACCGGGCCCGGCGGGCACGCCGACGCGGCGCGGGCGCTGGCCGGGCTGGACGGCACCGTCCTGCACGACCGGCGGCAGGTGGCCGAGGAGGCCGCGCGGGACCCGTACTGGCAGGGTGCCCGCACCGGGCTGCTCGCCGCCGCGCTCGGGTCCGTGCTGCTCGCCCTGGTGGGGCTGGCCGTCGACGTGTGGGCCACCACCCGGCGCCGGCTGACCGAGTTCGCCGTGTTCCACACGCTCGGCGCGACCACCCGGATGCTGGGCCGCGCCTACCTCGCCGAGCAGACGTTCCTGGCCGCGATCGGGGTCGGCGTCGGGCTGCTCGTCGGCGCCGTGGTCGCGGCGACCATGGTGCCCCTGGTGATCCTCACCCCGGCCGCCGGCCGGCCGGTGCCCGAGGCGGTCTTCGTCGTGCCCTGGTCACCGGTCGGGGCGACCGCCGTCGGGCTGCTGCTCGCCGCGCTCGCCTTCGCCGCCGTCATCACCACCGGGATCCGCCAGCGGGTCTCGGCCGTGCAGCTCCGCATGGGGGGAGAGCAATGA
- a CDS encoding peptidoglycan-binding domain-containing protein, with protein MLRRLVRLGLAAALTATTAGGVVAVSAPAQAALPHCNGAGVYTSTWSGARGATAWIPAYVSSTINFNCLLIRGDHSSGVGELQRTLQGIYGKYLGPSGVDNDFGGYTQSALRSVQSDIGISADGEYGPQTRDHLCWRWTGSDNSCIWLNNNH; from the coding sequence ATGCTTCGACGTCTCGTCCGCCTCGGCCTCGCCGCCGCGCTCACCGCCACGACCGCGGGCGGCGTGGTCGCCGTCTCCGCACCCGCCCAGGCCGCCCTGCCGCACTGCAACGGCGCCGGCGTCTACACCTCCACCTGGTCCGGCGCCCGCGGCGCCACGGCCTGGATCCCGGCGTACGTCAGCAGCACGATCAACTTCAACTGTCTGCTGATCCGCGGCGACCACAGCTCCGGCGTCGGTGAGCTGCAGCGGACGTTGCAGGGCATCTACGGCAAGTACCTCGGCCCCAGCGGCGTCGACAACGACTTCGGCGGCTACACCCAGAGCGCGTTGCGCAGCGTCCAGTCCGACATCGGCATCTCCGCCGACGGCGAGTACGGTCCGCAGACCCGCGACCACCTGTGCTGGCGCTGGACCGGCAGCGACAACTCCTGCATCTGGCTCAACAACAACCACTGA
- a CDS encoding IS110 family transposase encodes MAAKKRPVTGGIDTHGKTHHAAVVDQAGRVLGDQQFTATPAGYRVLLAWLRSFGRLIKVGVEGTGTYGAGLARYLAGEGVCLVEVDRPDRKTRRSKGKSDPIDAVAAARAALSGQAAGTPKTRTGPVEAIRALRVARRGAVKARTAALNQLHGLITSAPDAVRSSLAGLPRPALITTCASLTIDDTALTDPVHATRAALRAVATRVQALYTEIALADRRLRPAVAKTAPRLSALYGVGPEVAGQLLATAGDNPDRLRSEAALAHLCGAAPIPASSGRTDRHRLNRGGDRAANNALYTIALTRMRYDPRTRDYVQRRTKQGLAKIEIMRCLKRYIVREVHAALMADFAALNTA; translated from the coding sequence ATGGCAGCCAAGAAGCGCCCGGTCACGGGTGGGATAGACACCCACGGCAAGACTCATCACGCCGCTGTCGTCGATCAGGCCGGCCGCGTACTGGGAGATCAGCAGTTCACCGCGACGCCGGCCGGCTATCGGGTGCTGCTGGCCTGGCTGCGGTCGTTCGGCCGGCTGATCAAGGTGGGAGTGGAAGGCACCGGCACCTACGGCGCAGGACTGGCCCGATATCTGGCCGGCGAAGGTGTTTGCCTGGTCGAGGTCGACCGGCCCGATCGCAAGACCCGCCGCAGCAAAGGTAAGTCCGACCCGATCGACGCGGTCGCCGCCGCCCGCGCGGCCCTGTCCGGGCAGGCCGCCGGCACACCCAAGACCCGCACTGGACCGGTCGAGGCCATCCGAGCGCTGCGCGTGGCCCGCCGGGGCGCGGTCAAGGCCCGCACCGCTGCCCTCAACCAGCTCCACGGCCTGATCACGTCAGCGCCCGATGCCGTGCGCAGCAGCCTGGCAGGGCTGCCCAGACCCGCGCTGATCACCACCTGCGCGAGCCTGACGATCGACGACACCGCCCTGACCGACCCTGTCCACGCGACCAGAGCCGCGCTACGCGCGGTCGCCACCCGAGTGCAGGCCCTCTACACCGAGATTGCCCTGGCCGACCGGCGGCTGCGCCCGGCAGTGGCAAAGACTGCCCCACGCCTGAGCGCGCTCTACGGCGTCGGACCTGAGGTCGCAGGGCAACTCCTAGCCACCGCCGGCGACAACCCCGACCGGCTGCGCTCCGAAGCCGCCCTCGCTCACCTGTGCGGCGCCGCGCCGATTCCCGCCAGCTCGGGACGCACCGACCGCCACCGCCTCAACCGCGGCGGCGACCGAGCAGCCAACAACGCTCTCTACACGATCGCGTTAACCCGCATGCGTTACGACCCGCGCACCCGTGACTACGTGCAACGACGCACCAAACAAGGTCTCGCCAAGATCGAAATCATGCGCTGCCTCAAGCGCTACATCGTCCGCGAAGTCCACGCCGCACTAATGGCCGACTTCGCCGCACTCAACACAGCTTGA
- a CDS encoding ATP-binding protein encodes MFGEAVRELRRRCALTQEALAEKAGLSVRHVRDLEAGRIARPRPATMMLLADALALHGPERERFLAGSSASADGGAVPAQLPADGFGFVGRAGALARLDEILTRAADQPTAMGLAVVSGTAGVGKTALAVHWAHRVAAHFPDGQLHVDLRGFDPAGTPVSPGTALAGFVNALAGAGERPPAGLAEQVARYRSLLSGRRVLVVLDNAGDADQVRPLLPGAPGCFVLVTSRAQFLGLVSVNGAQPVTLDVMSGAEARELLSRRLGAQRVTAEPDAVDAIVLASAGLPLALSVVAARAAVHPGFRLAELAAELHPVAGRLDAFDGGEPVTDLRRVMSWSYRTLDAGTARLFRLLSVHPGPDFTLPAAASLAGTAPAQTRRDLAALTRAHLLTEHRPGRFTCHDLLRAYAAELTAAEDGEADRHAARARLLDHYLTVAYAADELVYPQRDRLPVDPPGPGVTPVPLADRDQALWWFTEERPVLLSALRLAGGHGFDRHTCHLAWAITTYLNQRGYWEDWTGSLRAALSAAERLGDDRLEAYAHGVLGFAGISRDRLADARHHLESAYERYRRLGDLAGQARVELNLGWIHDRTGQPEQALAHAREALRLHRRAGHVTGQAFALNAVGWSHAQLGDHRAAIESCEQALALFTSAGNVLGQAITWASLGHAHLQLDAFPDAVGCYRHAVRLRREIGHRQLEADALVSLGDAHLAAGDAGSARQVWQQARDILASLAEAGTDTVDAKLAALR; translated from the coding sequence GTGTTCGGAGAGGCCGTACGGGAGCTGCGCCGGCGCTGCGCGCTGACGCAGGAGGCGCTGGCCGAGAAGGCGGGGCTGTCGGTCCGGCACGTCCGGGACCTGGAGGCGGGTCGGATCGCGCGCCCCCGACCGGCGACGATGATGCTGCTGGCCGACGCCCTGGCGCTGCACGGGCCGGAACGGGAACGGTTCCTCGCCGGGTCGTCGGCGTCGGCCGACGGCGGCGCCGTGCCGGCGCAACTGCCCGCGGACGGCTTCGGGTTCGTCGGCCGGGCCGGCGCGCTGGCCCGCCTCGACGAGATCCTGACTCGGGCGGCGGACCAGCCGACCGCGATGGGACTCGCGGTCGTCTCCGGCACCGCCGGGGTCGGCAAGACCGCGCTCGCGGTGCACTGGGCGCACCGCGTCGCCGCGCACTTCCCCGACGGCCAGCTCCACGTCGACCTGCGCGGCTTCGACCCCGCCGGCACGCCGGTGAGCCCCGGTACGGCGCTCGCCGGGTTCGTCAACGCGCTCGCCGGAGCGGGTGAGCGCCCGCCCGCCGGCCTGGCCGAGCAGGTCGCCCGCTACCGCAGCCTGCTCAGCGGCCGGCGGGTGCTCGTCGTCCTGGACAACGCCGGCGACGCCGACCAGGTACGCCCGCTGCTGCCGGGCGCGCCGGGCTGCTTCGTCCTGGTCACCAGCCGGGCCCAGTTCCTGGGCCTGGTCAGCGTGAACGGCGCCCAGCCGGTCACCCTGGACGTCATGTCGGGCGCCGAGGCCCGCGAACTGCTCAGCCGGCGCCTCGGCGCGCAGCGGGTCACCGCCGAGCCCGACGCGGTCGACGCCATCGTCCTCGCCTCCGCCGGGTTGCCCCTGGCGCTGTCCGTGGTGGCCGCCCGCGCCGCCGTACACCCCGGCTTCCGGCTGGCCGAACTGGCGGCGGAACTCCACCCGGTCGCCGGACGGCTGGACGCCTTCGACGGCGGCGAGCCCGTCACCGACCTGCGGCGGGTGATGTCCTGGTCGTACCGGACCCTCGACGCGGGCACCGCCCGGCTGTTCCGGCTGCTCAGCGTCCATCCGGGCCCGGACTTCACGCTGCCGGCGGCGGCCAGCCTCGCCGGGACCGCGCCCGCCCAGACCCGCCGCGACCTGGCCGCGCTGACCCGCGCGCACCTGCTCACCGAACACCGCCCCGGCCGGTTCACCTGCCACGACCTGCTCCGCGCGTACGCCGCGGAGCTGACGGCGGCCGAGGACGGCGAGGCCGACCGGCACGCGGCCCGGGCCCGGCTGCTCGACCACTACCTGACCGTGGCGTACGCCGCCGACGAGCTGGTCTACCCGCAGCGGGACCGGCTCCCGGTCGACCCGCCCGGACCCGGGGTCACGCCGGTGCCCCTGGCCGATCGGGACCAGGCCCTGTGGTGGTTCACCGAGGAGCGCCCGGTGCTGCTCTCGGCGCTGCGGCTGGCGGGCGGCCACGGCTTCGACCGGCACACCTGTCACCTCGCCTGGGCGATCACCACCTACCTCAACCAGCGCGGCTACTGGGAGGACTGGACCGGCAGCCTGCGGGCGGCGTTGTCGGCCGCCGAGCGGCTGGGCGACGACCGGCTGGAGGCGTACGCCCACGGGGTGCTCGGCTTCGCCGGCATCTCGCGGGACCGGCTCGCCGACGCGCGGCACCACCTGGAGTCGGCGTACGAGAGGTACCGGCGGCTGGGCGACCTCGCCGGGCAGGCCCGGGTCGAACTCAACCTCGGGTGGATCCACGACCGGACCGGCCAGCCCGAGCAGGCGCTCGCCCACGCCCGGGAGGCGCTGCGCCTGCACCGCCGGGCCGGGCACGTCACCGGCCAGGCGTTCGCGCTCAACGCGGTCGGCTGGTCCCACGCGCAGCTCGGCGATCACCGGGCCGCGATCGAGAGCTGCGAGCAGGCCCTGGCCCTGTTCACGTCCGCCGGAAACGTGCTCGGCCAGGCCATCACCTGGGCCAGTCTCGGCCACGCCCACCTCCAGCTCGACGCGTTCCCCGACGCGGTCGGCTGCTATCGGCACGCCGTCCGCCTGCGCCGCGAGATCGGCCACCGGCAGTTGGAGGCGGACGCGTTGGTCAGTCTCGGCGACGCGCACCTCGCCGCCGGCGACGCCGGGTCGGCCCGCCAGGTGTGGCAGCAGGCGCGGGACATCCTCGCGTCGCTGGCGGAAGCCGGCACCGACACCGTCGACGCGAAACTCGCCGCGCTGCGCTGA
- the ligD gene encoding non-homologous end-joining DNA ligase, whose product MAGSRSAVEEIEVDGRAVRLSSPDRVIFPQRGFTKADVFHYYLAVGEGIMRALRDRPTTLQRFPDGVEGEMFFSKRVPTRGVPPWVSTAEISFPSGRKADELCPADLAHVAWAAQMGTVVFHPWPVRAGDTDRPDELRVDLDPQPGTDFADAVTAAGELRALLDELGVPGWPKTSGGRGVHVYLRIQPRWTFVEVRRATIALARELERRRPELITTAWWKEERGRRVFVDFNQTARDRTIACAYSLRANARATVSTPVDWDELTDVDPDDFHLGTVPARLAERGDPHAGIDDAPWDLTPLLEWAERDAADGLGDLPYPPEYPKMPGEPKRVQPSKDRDRPRDA is encoded by the coding sequence ATGGCGGGCAGCAGAAGCGCCGTCGAGGAGATCGAGGTCGACGGCCGGGCCGTGCGACTGAGCAGCCCGGACCGGGTGATCTTCCCGCAGCGCGGCTTCACCAAGGCGGACGTCTTCCACTACTACCTCGCCGTGGGCGAGGGCATCATGCGCGCGCTGCGCGACCGGCCCACCACCCTGCAACGCTTCCCCGACGGCGTCGAGGGGGAGATGTTCTTCTCCAAGCGGGTGCCGACGCGCGGCGTACCCCCGTGGGTTTCGACGGCGGAGATCAGCTTCCCCAGCGGCCGCAAGGCCGACGAGCTCTGCCCGGCCGACCTGGCCCACGTGGCCTGGGCGGCGCAGATGGGCACCGTGGTCTTCCACCCGTGGCCGGTGCGCGCCGGCGACACCGACCGCCCGGACGAGCTGCGCGTCGACCTGGACCCGCAGCCCGGCACCGACTTCGCCGACGCGGTGACCGCGGCCGGCGAGCTGCGCGCCCTGCTCGACGAGCTGGGCGTGCCGGGCTGGCCGAAGACCTCCGGCGGTCGGGGCGTGCACGTCTACCTGCGCATCCAGCCGCGCTGGACGTTCGTCGAGGTGCGCCGGGCCACCATCGCGCTGGCCCGGGAGCTGGAGCGCCGCCGGCCCGAGCTGATCACCACCGCCTGGTGGAAGGAGGAGCGGGGCCGCCGGGTCTTCGTCGACTTCAACCAGACCGCGCGGGACCGCACCATCGCCTGCGCCTACTCGCTGCGCGCCAACGCCCGGGCCACCGTCTCCACCCCGGTCGACTGGGACGAGCTGACCGACGTCGACCCGGACGACTTCCACCTGGGCACGGTGCCGGCCCGCCTCGCCGAGCGGGGCGACCCGCACGCCGGCATCGACGACGCCCCGTGGGACCTCACCCCGCTGCTGGAGTGGGCCGAGCGCGACGCCGCCGACGGCCTCGGCGACCTGCCCTACCCGCCGGAATACCCGAAGATGCCCGGCGAGCCGAAACGCGTCCAGCCGTCCAAGGACCGCGACCGCCCGAGAGACGCCTGA
- the msrB gene encoding peptide-methionine (R)-S-oxide reductase MsrB, translating into MSLSDSELPRTEDEWRVRLSPEEFRVLRQAGTEAPWTGEYVDTKTPGVYHCRACGLELFRSQDKFDSHCGWPSFDDAIPGAVKEIPDNTLGMRRVEIRCARCDSHLGHVFEGEGFTPKDTRHCVNSVSVRLEPSAG; encoded by the coding sequence GTGAGTCTTTCCGACAGCGAACTGCCCCGCACCGAGGACGAGTGGCGGGTCCGGCTGAGCCCGGAGGAGTTCCGGGTGCTGCGCCAGGCCGGCACCGAGGCGCCCTGGACCGGCGAGTACGTCGACACCAAGACGCCCGGCGTCTACCACTGCCGGGCCTGCGGGTTGGAGCTGTTCCGCAGCCAGGACAAGTTCGACTCGCACTGCGGGTGGCCGAGCTTCGACGACGCCATCCCGGGTGCGGTCAAGGAGATCCCCGACAACACGCTCGGCATGCGGCGGGTGGAGATCCGCTGCGCGCGCTGCGACAGCCACCTGGGGCACGTCTTCGAGGGCGAGGGCTTCACCCCGAAGGACACCCGGCACTGCGTCAACTCGGTCTCGGTCCGGTTGGAGCCGAGCGCCGGCTGA
- a CDS encoding isoamylase early set domain-containing protein: MIKRNKLFGTQTRVTFSLPRDAPAGTVSVVGCFNGWQPGRHELVPRRDGTRTVTVRLGPGDHHFRYLATGGVWLDDEAADHVDETGGLLRL; the protein is encoded by the coding sequence GTGATCAAGCGCAACAAGCTCTTCGGCACCCAGACCCGAGTCACCTTCAGCCTGCCCCGGGACGCGCCGGCCGGCACGGTCAGCGTGGTCGGCTGCTTCAACGGCTGGCAGCCCGGCCGGCACGAGTTGGTGCCCCGCCGCGACGGCACCCGGACTGTGACCGTCCGGCTCGGCCCGGGCGACCACCACTTCCGCTACCTCGCCACCGGCGGGGTGTGGCTGGACGACGAGGCCGCCGACCACGTCGACGAGACCGGCGGCCTGCTGCGCCTGTGA
- a CDS encoding Prokaryotic metallothionein, which translates to MATCEVCGNDYWMAFEVRTVDGARHTFDCFECAVHKMAPICEHCQTKIVGHGVEVSGRFFCCAHCARAVEGDQGAEIRDAVGARPA; encoded by the coding sequence ATGGCAACGTGTGAGGTCTGCGGCAACGACTACTGGATGGCGTTCGAGGTGCGCACGGTCGACGGGGCCCGGCACACGTTCGACTGCTTCGAGTGCGCCGTGCACAAGATGGCCCCGATCTGCGAGCACTGCCAGACCAAGATCGTCGGGCACGGCGTGGAGGTCTCCGGCCGCTTCTTCTGCTGCGCCCACTGCGCCCGCGCGGTCGAGGGCGACCAGGGCGCCGAGATCCGCGACGCGGTCGGGGCCCGTCCCGCCTGA
- a CDS encoding GNAT family N-acetyltransferase — translation MPVESHLAGFAELDTRTFHDLLRLRIDVFVVEQSCPYPELDGRDVEPGTRHLWLTRDGAVVAYLRILADPDGVARIGRVVVAPAARGAGLAGALMTEALAVVGDRPCVLDAQTHLVPFYAGLGFAVDGPGYVEDGIPHTPMRRNPN, via the coding sequence ATGCCCGTCGAGTCCCACCTGGCCGGCTTCGCCGAGCTGGACACCCGCACGTTCCACGACCTGCTCCGGCTGCGCATCGACGTGTTCGTGGTCGAGCAGTCCTGCCCGTACCCGGAACTCGACGGCCGGGACGTCGAGCCCGGCACCCGGCATCTCTGGCTGACCCGGGACGGCGCCGTGGTGGCGTACCTGCGGATCCTGGCCGACCCGGACGGCGTGGCGCGGATCGGTCGGGTGGTGGTGGCGCCGGCGGCCCGCGGCGCGGGCCTGGCCGGTGCGCTGATGACCGAGGCGCTCGCCGTGGTGGGTGACCGGCCGTGCGTGCTGGACGCGCAGACGCACCTGGTGCCGTTCTACGCCGGGCTCGGCTTCGCGGTCGACGGCCCCGGTTACGTCGAGGACGGGATCCCGCACACCCCGATGCGCCGGAATCCCAACTAA
- a CDS encoding lytic polysaccharide monooxygenase auxiliary activity family 9 protein, which produces MSTPSRRRVPLAAAILGVCAVVAALLTTAFSGPASAHGSVVDPASRNYGCWQRWGSDFQNPAMATQDPMCWQAWQADPAAMWNWNGLFREGVAGNHQGAIPDGQLCSGGRTSAGRYNALDTVGAWKTTSISNNFRIKLYDQASHGADYIRVYVTKQGFNALTSPLRWSDLEQVGQIGNTPASQWTPETSGVSIQVPANAPGRTGRHIVYTIWQASHLDQSYYLCSDVDFGGAGPSPTTSPTASPTASPTTSPTASPTPTSTPPSTPNPAGGCTATYQVTGQWGGGFQAEVKVTNGSGSPIRGWSVSWNYQNGQQVSSAWNATVTTSGTLVTARNVAYNGALSPGASTSFGFTGTSTGTNPVPGILSCTTTA; this is translated from the coding sequence ATGTCCACTCCGTCCCGCCGACGCGTACCGCTCGCGGCGGCGATCCTCGGCGTCTGCGCGGTCGTCGCGGCGCTGCTCACCACCGCGTTCTCCGGCCCGGCCTCGGCGCACGGGTCCGTGGTCGACCCGGCATCCCGCAACTACGGCTGCTGGCAGCGCTGGGGCAGCGACTTCCAGAACCCGGCGATGGCCACCCAGGACCCCATGTGCTGGCAGGCCTGGCAGGCCGACCCGGCCGCCATGTGGAACTGGAACGGGCTGTTCCGTGAGGGCGTGGCCGGCAACCACCAGGGCGCCATCCCGGACGGCCAGTTGTGCAGCGGCGGCCGTACCTCCGCCGGTCGCTACAACGCACTCGACACGGTCGGCGCCTGGAAGACCACGTCGATCTCCAACAACTTCCGGATCAAGCTGTACGACCAGGCCAGCCACGGCGCCGACTACATCCGGGTGTACGTGACGAAGCAGGGCTTCAACGCGCTGACCTCGCCGCTGCGCTGGAGCGACCTGGAGCAGGTCGGCCAGATCGGCAACACCCCGGCCAGCCAGTGGACGCCGGAGACGTCGGGCGTGTCGATCCAGGTGCCGGCGAACGCACCGGGCCGCACCGGGCGGCACATCGTCTACACCATCTGGCAGGCCAGCCACCTGGACCAGTCCTACTACCTGTGCAGCGACGTCGACTTCGGCGGCGCCGGCCCGTCGCCGACGACCTCCCCGACCGCCTCGCCGACCGCGTCCCCCACCACGTCGCCGACCGCGAGCCCGACCCCGACGTCCACCCCGCCGTCGACGCCGAACCCGGCCGGCGGCTGCACCGCGACGTACCAGGTCACCGGCCAGTGGGGCGGCGGCTTCCAGGCCGAGGTGAAGGTGACCAACGGCAGCGGCTCGCCGATCCGCGGCTGGTCGGTGAGCTGGAACTACCAGAACGGCCAGCAGGTCAGCTCGGCGTGGAACGCCACGGTGACCACGAGCGGAACACTGGTCACGGCGCGGAACGTCGCCTACAACGGCGCGTTGTCGCCGGGGGCGAGCACGTCGTTCGGCTTCACCGGCACGTCGACCGGCACCAACCCGGTGCCCGGGATCCTCTCCTGCACCACCACCGCCTGA